The following proteins are co-located in the Enoplosus armatus isolate fEnoArm2 chromosome 8, fEnoArm2.hap1, whole genome shotgun sequence genome:
- the elk1 gene encoding ETS domain-containing protein Elk-1 isoform X1 — MDPSITLWQFLLHLLEDQRQRHLISWTGEDGEFKLLDAEEVARLWGLRKNKHNMNYDKLSRALRYYYDKNIIKKVSGQKFVYKFVSQPDPSLPEGARNGEEGLRRDTDPNQSKGLGGVTSTCPSKGLPQRSSPSSSQKSSRNDYMKSGLYSTFTIQSLQASPNPRPIKTELLLQQDPAPKVDCTAIEVCVLSESKSPPSVGGAVDSALQVIVTQPSPCPTPALSPQIPANATSQSQNPPAPALSDPPQIYLTSVGDPSSLTPLIPLGPVGGSVSPVPPPHISMGPQGPQQDDCGGDTNSASFPPNLHTAPHPTHPPPVFVIINPLPSQQQQQQQQTAMLAAPPSVGPSPSIPPPSRPPPPPIVIKEENLPSEEELLEMVSLEEKQVEEVPQLICGSGEPEPPLTIVESTPPPCMQPGVGGQQPAGEGGVEEEGKDTLTDPSVPPVTSSSALTPPVTSISDAVPPKPKKPRGLELPSSPSLPPGLSLDKVNAAVNSLLAPGSATNTLTPTVITSHALTPVLLTPSPLPSTIHFWSTLSPIAPRSPAKLSFQFPTNGSNQIHMPALSVDGLSTPVVLSPGPQKP; from the exons ATGGACCCGTCCATCACGCTGTGGCAGTTCCTGCTCCACCTGCTGGAGGACCAGAGGCAGCGTCACCTGATCTCCTGGACAGGTGAGGACGGAGAGTTCAAGCTGCTGGACGCCGAGGAGGTGGCACGACTGTGGGGGCTCCGCAAGAACAAGCATAACATGAACTACGACAAACTGAGCCGAGCTCTGAGATACTACTACGACAAG AACATCATAAAGAAAGTGAGCGGTCAGAAGTTTGTCTATAAGTTTGTCAGCCAGCCCGACCCCTCCCTGCCTGAGGGGGCTCGCAACGGGGAGGAGGGTCTGAGGAGGGACACCGACCCAAACCAATCAAAAGGCCTGGGGGGCGTTACCTCTACATGTCCGTCAAAGGGCTTACCCCAG CGCTCGTCGCCCAGCAGCTCCCAGAAAAGCTCTCGTAACGACTACATGAAGTCCGGCCTCTACTCCACCTTCACCATCCAATCACTGCAGGCTTCTCCCAACCCACGGCCAATcaaaacagagctgctgctacaacaagaCCCCGCCCCCAAGGTTGATTGCACGGCCATAGAG gtcTGTGTATTATCAGAGTCAAAGTCCCCCCCATCAGTAGGTGGAGCTGTTGACTCTGCTCTCCAGGTGATCGTCACTCAGCCGTCTCCCTGTCCGACTCCGGCTCTCAGTCCCCAGATACCAGCCAACGccaccagccaatcacag AATCCTCCTGCTCCCGCTCTGAGTGACCCTCCCCAGATTTATCTCACCAGCGTCGGGGATCCGtcctccctcacccccctcaTCCCCCTGGGTCCTGTCGGTGGCTCAGTGAGTCCTGTCCCTCCCCCACACATATCGATGGGTCCCCAGGGTCCACAGCAGGACGACTGCGGGGGAGACACCAACTCCGCCAGCTTCCCCCCTAACCTCCACACTGCTCCTCACCCAACTCACCCCCCGCCCGTCTTTGTCATCATCAACCCCCTTCCCtcccaacagcagcagcagcagcagcagacggcCATGTTGGCTGCTCCCCCCTCTGTCGGCCCTtctccctccattcctcccccctctcgtcctcctcctccccccatcGTCATCAAGGAGGAGAACCTGCCgtcagaggaggagctgctcgAGATGGTGTCTCTGGAGgagaaacaggtggaggag GTTCCTCAACTGATCTGTGGCTCGGGGGAACCAGAGCCCCCTCTCACCATCGTGGAGAGCACGCCCCCTCCCTGCATGCAGCCCGGGGTCGGAGGTCAGCAGCCTGCAGGGGagggtggagtggaggaggagggcaagGACACACTAACAG atccctccgtccctccagTGACGTCCTCCTCAGCCTTGACCCCTCCAGTGACCTCGATCTCGGATGCCGTTCCTCCCAAACCAAAGAAGCCGCGGGGCCTGGAGCTGccgtcctccccctccctcccccccggCCTCTCCCTGGATAAG GTGAACGCAGCTGTTAACAGTTTATTGGCTCCTGGATCAGCAACCAACACGCTCACTCCGACTGTCATCACCTCCCACGCTCTG ACTCCGGTCCTGTTGACTCCCAGTCCTCTTCCCTCCACCATCCACTTCTGGAGCACCCTCAGCCCCATCGCTCCTCGCTCACCAGCCAAACTCTCCTTCCAG TTTCCCACTAACGGCAGTAATCAGATCCACATGCCGGCTCTGAGTGTTGATGGTCTCTCCACCCCCGTGGTTCTCTCCCCCGGGCCCCAGAAACCCTGA
- the elk1 gene encoding ETS domain-containing protein Elk-1 isoform X2: MDPSITLWQFLLHLLEDQRQRHLISWTGEDGEFKLLDAEEVARLWGLRKNKHNMNYDKLSRALRYYYDKNIIKKVSGQKFVYKFVSQPDPSLPEGARNGEEGLRRDTDPNQSKGLGGVTSTCPSKGLPQRSSPSSSQKSSRNDYMKSGLYSTFTIQSLQASPNPRPIKTELLLQQDPAPKVDCTAIEVREVCVLSESKSPPSVGGAVDSALQVIVTQPSPCPTPALSPQIPANATSQSQNPPAPALSDPPQIYLTSVGDPSSLTPLIPLGPVGGSVSPVPPPHISMGPQGPQQDDCGGDTNSASFPPNLHTAPHPTHPPPVFVIINPLPSQQQQQQQQTAMLAAPPSVGPSPSIPPPSRPPPPPIVIKEENLPSEEELLEMVSLEEKQVEEVPQLICGSGEPEPPLTIVESTPPPCMQPGVGGQQPAGEGGVEEEGKDTLTDPSVPPVTSSSALTPPVTSISDAVPPKPKKPRGLELPSSPSLPPGLSLDKVNAAVNSLLAPGSATNTLTPTVITSHALTPVLLTPSPLPSTIHFWSTLSPIAPRSPAKLSFQFPTNGSNQIHMPALSVDGLSTPVVLSPGPQKP, translated from the exons ATGGACCCGTCCATCACGCTGTGGCAGTTCCTGCTCCACCTGCTGGAGGACCAGAGGCAGCGTCACCTGATCTCCTGGACAGGTGAGGACGGAGAGTTCAAGCTGCTGGACGCCGAGGAGGTGGCACGACTGTGGGGGCTCCGCAAGAACAAGCATAACATGAACTACGACAAACTGAGCCGAGCTCTGAGATACTACTACGACAAG AACATCATAAAGAAAGTGAGCGGTCAGAAGTTTGTCTATAAGTTTGTCAGCCAGCCCGACCCCTCCCTGCCTGAGGGGGCTCGCAACGGGGAGGAGGGTCTGAGGAGGGACACCGACCCAAACCAATCAAAAGGCCTGGGGGGCGTTACCTCTACATGTCCGTCAAAGGGCTTACCCCAG CGCTCGTCGCCCAGCAGCTCCCAGAAAAGCTCTCGTAACGACTACATGAAGTCCGGCCTCTACTCCACCTTCACCATCCAATCACTGCAGGCTTCTCCCAACCCACGGCCAATcaaaacagagctgctgctacaacaagaCCCCGCCCCCAAGGTTGATTGCACGGCCATAGAGGTGAGAG aggtcTGTGTATTATCAGAGTCAAAGTCCCCCCCATCAGTAGGTGGAGCTGTTGACTCTGCTCTCCAGGTGATCGTCACTCAGCCGTCTCCCTGTCCGACTCCGGCTCTCAGTCCCCAGATACCAGCCAACGccaccagccaatcacag AATCCTCCTGCTCCCGCTCTGAGTGACCCTCCCCAGATTTATCTCACCAGCGTCGGGGATCCGtcctccctcacccccctcaTCCCCCTGGGTCCTGTCGGTGGCTCAGTGAGTCCTGTCCCTCCCCCACACATATCGATGGGTCCCCAGGGTCCACAGCAGGACGACTGCGGGGGAGACACCAACTCCGCCAGCTTCCCCCCTAACCTCCACACTGCTCCTCACCCAACTCACCCCCCGCCCGTCTTTGTCATCATCAACCCCCTTCCCtcccaacagcagcagcagcagcagcagacggcCATGTTGGCTGCTCCCCCCTCTGTCGGCCCTtctccctccattcctcccccctctcgtcctcctcctccccccatcGTCATCAAGGAGGAGAACCTGCCgtcagaggaggagctgctcgAGATGGTGTCTCTGGAGgagaaacaggtggaggag GTTCCTCAACTGATCTGTGGCTCGGGGGAACCAGAGCCCCCTCTCACCATCGTGGAGAGCACGCCCCCTCCCTGCATGCAGCCCGGGGTCGGAGGTCAGCAGCCTGCAGGGGagggtggagtggaggaggagggcaagGACACACTAACAG atccctccgtccctccagTGACGTCCTCCTCAGCCTTGACCCCTCCAGTGACCTCGATCTCGGATGCCGTTCCTCCCAAACCAAAGAAGCCGCGGGGCCTGGAGCTGccgtcctccccctccctcccccccggCCTCTCCCTGGATAAG GTGAACGCAGCTGTTAACAGTTTATTGGCTCCTGGATCAGCAACCAACACGCTCACTCCGACTGTCATCACCTCCCACGCTCTG ACTCCGGTCCTGTTGACTCCCAGTCCTCTTCCCTCCACCATCCACTTCTGGAGCACCCTCAGCCCCATCGCTCCTCGCTCACCAGCCAAACTCTCCTTCCAG TTTCCCACTAACGGCAGTAATCAGATCCACATGCCGGCTCTGAGTGTTGATGGTCTCTCCACCCCCGTGGTTCTCTCCCCCGGGCCCCAGAAACCCTGA
- the elk1 gene encoding ETS domain-containing protein Elk-1 isoform X3 — MDPSITLWQFLLHLLEDQRQRHLISWTGEDGEFKLLDAEEVARLWGLRKNKHNMNYDKLSRALRYYYDKNIIKKVSGQKFVYKFVSQPDPSLPEGARNGEEGLRRDTDPNQSKGLGGVTSTCPSKGLPQRSSPSSSQKSSRNDYMKSGLYSTFTIQSLQASPNPRPIKTELLLQQDPAPKVDCTAIEVCVLSESKSPPSVGGAVDSALQVIVTQPSPCPTPALSPQIPANATSQSQNPPAPALSDPPQIYLTSVGDPSSLTPLIPLGPVGGSVSPVPPPHISMGPQGPQQDDCGGDTNSASFPPNLHTAPHPTHPPPVFVIINPPPPSRPPPPPIVIKEENLPSEEELLEMVSLEEKQVEEVPQLICGSGEPEPPLTIVESTPPPCMQPGVGGQQPAGEGGSSLSVSDPSVPPVTSSSALTPPVTSISDAVPPKPKKPRGLELPSSPSLPPGLSLDKVNAAVNSLLAPGSATNTLTPTVITSHALTPVLLTPSPLPSTIHFWSTLSPIAPRSPAKLSFQFPTNGSNQIHMPALSVDGLSTPVVLSPGPQKP, encoded by the exons ATGGACCCGTCCATCACGCTGTGGCAGTTCCTGCTCCACCTGCTGGAGGACCAGAGGCAGCGTCACCTGATCTCCTGGACAGGTGAGGACGGAGAGTTCAAGCTGCTGGACGCCGAGGAGGTGGCACGACTGTGGGGGCTCCGCAAGAACAAGCATAACATGAACTACGACAAACTGAGCCGAGCTCTGAGATACTACTACGACAAG AACATCATAAAGAAAGTGAGCGGTCAGAAGTTTGTCTATAAGTTTGTCAGCCAGCCCGACCCCTCCCTGCCTGAGGGGGCTCGCAACGGGGAGGAGGGTCTGAGGAGGGACACCGACCCAAACCAATCAAAAGGCCTGGGGGGCGTTACCTCTACATGTCCGTCAAAGGGCTTACCCCAG CGCTCGTCGCCCAGCAGCTCCCAGAAAAGCTCTCGTAACGACTACATGAAGTCCGGCCTCTACTCCACCTTCACCATCCAATCACTGCAGGCTTCTCCCAACCCACGGCCAATcaaaacagagctgctgctacaacaagaCCCCGCCCCCAAGGTTGATTGCACGGCCATAGAG gtcTGTGTATTATCAGAGTCAAAGTCCCCCCCATCAGTAGGTGGAGCTGTTGACTCTGCTCTCCAGGTGATCGTCACTCAGCCGTCTCCCTGTCCGACTCCGGCTCTCAGTCCCCAGATACCAGCCAACGccaccagccaatcacag AATCCTCCTGCTCCCGCTCTGAGTGACCCTCCCCAGATTTATCTCACCAGCGTCGGGGATCCGtcctccctcacccccctcaTCCCCCTGGGTCCTGTCGGTGGCTCAGTGAGTCCTGTCCCTCCCCCACACATATCGATGGGTCCCCAGGGTCCACAGCAGGACGACTGCGGGGGAGACACCAACTCCGCCAGCTTCCCCCCTAACCTCCACACTGCTCCTCACCCAACTCACCCCCCGCCCGTCTTTGTCATCATCAACCC tcctcccccctctcgtcctcctcctccccccatcGTCATCAAGGAGGAGAACCTGCCgtcagaggaggagctgctcgAGATGGTGTCTCTGGAGgagaaacaggtggaggag GTTCCTCAACTGATCTGTGGCTCGGGGGAACCAGAGCCCCCTCTCACCATCGTGGAGAGCACGCCCCCTCCCTGCATGCAGCCCGGGGTCGGAGGTCAGCAGCCTGCAGGGGagggtgga tcctctctgtctgtctcagatccctccgtccctccagTGACGTCCTCCTCAGCCTTGACCCCTCCAGTGACCTCGATCTCGGATGCCGTTCCTCCCAAACCAAAGAAGCCGCGGGGCCTGGAGCTGccgtcctccccctccctcccccccggCCTCTCCCTGGATAAG GTGAACGCAGCTGTTAACAGTTTATTGGCTCCTGGATCAGCAACCAACACGCTCACTCCGACTGTCATCACCTCCCACGCTCTG ACTCCGGTCCTGTTGACTCCCAGTCCTCTTCCCTCCACCATCCACTTCTGGAGCACCCTCAGCCCCATCGCTCCTCGCTCACCAGCCAAACTCTCCTTCCAG TTTCCCACTAACGGCAGTAATCAGATCCACATGCCGGCTCTGAGTGTTGATGGTCTCTCCACCCCCGTGGTTCTCTCCCCCGGGCCCCAGAAACCCTGA